Proteins from one Amycolatopsis benzoatilytica AK 16/65 genomic window:
- the sufD gene encoding Fe-S cluster assembly protein SufD has protein sequence MSVAENNVSEALREGAVVPAASRAERFTSYDVEAFEVPGGREENWRFTPMKRLRGLHDGTAVASGEITLEADAAPELKIETVGRDDSRLGQAGVPSDRIAAQAYSSFAKATVVTVPKETKASKPSVLRVHGPGEGQVAYGHLQVRAEAFAEAVIVLDHVGSGTYADNVEFVIGDGAKVTVVSVQDWADDAVHVSEQHLKLGRDAALRHTVITLGGDLVRISPTATFADKGGDVDMLGVYFADGGQHQEHRLFVDHAVPNCKSRVGYKGALQGEGAHAVWIGDVLIRAAAESTDTYEFNRNLVLTPGARADSVPNLEIETGEIEGAGHASATGRFDDEQLFYLQSRGIAEEAARRLVVRGFFHEILVKIDVPEVRERLEAAIEAELEAVGA, from the coding sequence ATGTCCGTGGCAGAGAACAATGTTTCGGAAGCCCTTCGCGAGGGGGCCGTCGTTCCGGCGGCCTCCCGCGCGGAGCGGTTCACTTCTTACGACGTCGAGGCGTTCGAGGTGCCTGGCGGCCGTGAGGAGAACTGGCGCTTCACGCCGATGAAGCGCCTCCGCGGGCTGCACGACGGCACCGCCGTCGCGTCCGGCGAGATCACGCTGGAAGCTGACGCCGCGCCCGAGCTGAAGATCGAGACCGTCGGCCGCGACGACTCGCGGCTCGGCCAGGCCGGCGTGCCGAGCGACCGGATCGCCGCGCAGGCTTACTCGTCCTTCGCCAAGGCCACCGTCGTGACGGTGCCCAAGGAGACGAAGGCGTCCAAGCCGTCGGTGCTGCGCGTGCACGGCCCGGGCGAGGGCCAGGTGGCCTACGGGCACCTGCAGGTCCGTGCCGAGGCGTTCGCCGAAGCCGTGATCGTGCTCGACCACGTCGGCTCCGGCACCTACGCCGACAACGTCGAGTTCGTCATCGGCGACGGCGCCAAGGTCACCGTGGTCAGCGTGCAGGACTGGGCCGACGACGCGGTGCATGTCTCCGAACAGCACCTCAAGCTGGGCCGCGACGCGGCGCTGCGGCACACCGTGATCACCCTGGGCGGCGATCTGGTCCGCATCTCGCCGACCGCGACCTTCGCCGACAAGGGCGGCGACGTCGACATGCTCGGCGTCTACTTCGCCGACGGAGGCCAGCACCAGGAGCACCGCCTCTTCGTCGACCACGCGGTGCCCAACTGCAAGTCGCGGGTGGGCTACAAGGGTGCGCTGCAGGGCGAGGGCGCGCACGCGGTGTGGATCGGCGACGTGCTGATCCGGGCCGCGGCCGAGTCCACCGACACCTACGAGTTCAACCGCAACCTGGTGCTCACGCCCGGGGCGCGCGCGGACTCGGTGCCGAACCTGGAAATCGAGACCGGCGAGATCGAAGGCGCCGGCCATGCGAGCGCGACGGGAAGGTTCGACGACGAGCAGTTGTTCTACCTGCAGTCGCGCGGAATCGCCGAAGAAGCCGCCCGTCGACTGGTCGTGCGCGGGTTCTTCCACGAGATCCTGGTGAAGATCGACGTTCCCGAGGTGCGCGAGCGCCTCGAAGCCGCGATCGAGGCCGAACTCGAAGCCGTCGGCGCCTGA
- the sufC gene encoding Fe-S cluster assembly ATPase SufC, which yields MATLEIKDLHASVTTDEGAKEILKGVNLTIRSGETHAIMGPNGSGKSTLSYAIAGHPKYTVTSGEVLLDGENVLEMSVDERARAGLFLAMQYPVEVPGVSMSNFLRTAATAVRGEAPKLRHWVKEVKEEMGKLGISQEFAERSVNEGFSGGEKKRHEILQLALLKPKFAILDETDSGLDVDALRVVSEGVNEYKAAAEVGVMLITHYTRILRHITPDFVHVFADGRIVESGGRELADELEENGYVKYVGSAEPAKA from the coding sequence ATGGCTACCCTGGAAATCAAGGACCTGCACGCCTCGGTCACCACCGACGAGGGCGCCAAGGAGATCCTCAAGGGCGTCAACCTGACCATCCGGTCCGGCGAGACGCACGCGATCATGGGCCCGAACGGCTCCGGCAAGTCCACCCTGTCCTACGCGATCGCCGGGCACCCGAAGTACACGGTGACCTCCGGCGAGGTGCTGCTGGACGGCGAGAACGTGCTCGAGATGAGCGTCGACGAGCGCGCCCGCGCCGGCCTCTTCCTCGCCATGCAGTACCCGGTCGAGGTCCCCGGCGTCTCGATGTCGAACTTCCTGCGCACCGCGGCCACCGCGGTCCGGGGCGAGGCGCCCAAGCTTCGCCACTGGGTCAAGGAGGTCAAGGAGGAGATGGGCAAGCTCGGCATCTCCCAGGAGTTCGCCGAGCGCTCGGTGAACGAGGGCTTCTCCGGCGGCGAGAAGAAGCGCCACGAGATCCTGCAGCTGGCGCTGCTCAAGCCGAAGTTCGCCATCCTCGACGAGACCGACTCCGGCCTGGACGTCGACGCGCTGCGCGTGGTGTCCGAGGGCGTCAACGAGTACAAGGCGGCAGCCGAGGTCGGCGTCATGCTGATCACGCACTACACCCGCATCCTGCGGCACATCACCCCGGACTTCGTGCACGTCTTCGCGGACGGGCGCATCGTCGAGTCCGGCGGTCGCGAGCTGGCCGACGAGCTGGAGGAGAACGGCTACGTCAAGTACGTCGGCTCCGCCGAGCCCGCCAAAGCCTGA
- a CDS encoding cysteine desulfurase — translation MTTTASNSPTNSVPLDVAALRADFPILSRTVRDGKPLVYLDSGATSQRPLQVLDAERHYVLTSNSAVHRGAHQLSEEATDAYESARAKTAEFVGADPEELVFTKNATEGINLVAYAMSNAATAGPEAERFRIGAGDEIVITEMEHHANLVPWQQLCERTGATLKWFKVTAEGRLDLSDLDSVITPRTKVVAFAHQSNVLGTVNPVAKLVAKAKSVGALTVLDACQSVPHFAVDFHAMDVDFAVFSGHKMLAPSGIGVLYGRTGLLASMPPFLTGGSMIELVTMERTTFAAPPQRFEAGVPMTAQAIGLGAAVDYLSAIGMDRIAAHEHELAAAAIAGIGAIPGVRIVGPTDLEDRGATVAFVIDGVHPHDAGQVLDSLGIAVRVGHHCAWPLHRACAVPATVRASFYLYNTLSEVDALVAGIREAQKFFGVER, via the coding sequence ATGACCACCACGGCTTCGAACAGCCCGACCAACTCTGTTCCCCTTGACGTGGCGGCACTGCGTGCCGACTTCCCGATCCTGTCCCGCACCGTGCGCGACGGGAAACCCTTGGTGTACCTGGACTCCGGGGCGACTTCGCAGCGGCCGCTGCAGGTCCTCGACGCGGAGCGGCACTACGTGCTCACGTCGAACTCGGCCGTGCACCGCGGTGCGCACCAGCTGTCCGAAGAGGCCACCGACGCCTACGAATCCGCGCGGGCGAAGACCGCCGAGTTCGTCGGTGCGGACCCGGAAGAGCTGGTGTTCACCAAGAACGCCACCGAGGGCATCAACCTCGTGGCGTACGCGATGAGCAACGCCGCCACCGCCGGTCCGGAAGCCGAGCGCTTCCGGATCGGCGCGGGCGACGAGATCGTCATCACCGAGATGGAGCACCACGCGAACCTGGTTCCGTGGCAGCAGCTGTGCGAGCGCACCGGCGCGACCCTGAAGTGGTTCAAGGTCACCGCCGAGGGCCGGCTTGATCTGTCCGATCTGGACAGTGTGATCACGCCGCGCACGAAGGTGGTCGCGTTCGCGCACCAGTCCAACGTGCTCGGCACGGTGAACCCGGTGGCCAAGCTGGTGGCCAAGGCGAAGTCGGTCGGCGCGCTGACCGTGCTGGACGCTTGTCAGTCGGTGCCGCACTTCGCGGTCGATTTCCACGCGATGGACGTCGACTTCGCGGTGTTCTCCGGGCACAAGATGCTGGCCCCGTCCGGCATCGGCGTGCTGTACGGCCGCACCGGGCTGCTCGCCTCGATGCCGCCGTTCCTCACCGGCGGTTCGATGATCGAGCTGGTCACCATGGAGCGCACCACGTTCGCCGCGCCGCCGCAGCGGTTCGAGGCCGGGGTGCCGATGACGGCGCAGGCGATCGGCCTCGGCGCGGCGGTGGACTACCTGTCCGCGATCGGGATGGACCGGATCGCCGCGCACGAGCACGAGCTGGCCGCGGCCGCGATCGCGGGCATCGGCGCGATCCCGGGCGTGCGCATCGTCGGGCCGACCGACCTGGAAGACCGCGGCGCCACCGTCGCGTTCGTGATCGACGGCGTGCACCCGCACGACGCCGGCCAGGTGCTCGACAGCCTGGGCATCGCGGTCCGGGTCGGGCACCACTGCGCGTGGCCGTTGCACCGGGCCTGTGCGGTGCCGGCGACCGTGCGGGCGAGCTTCTACCTGTACAACACGCTGTCCGAAGTGGACGCTCTGGTGGCCGGCATCCGCGAGGCGCAGAAGTTCTTCGGGGTGGAACGATGA
- the sufU gene encoding Fe-S cluster assembly sulfur transfer protein SufU, giving the protein MNLESMYQEIILDHYKNPHGRGLREPFDAESFQVNPTCGDEITLRVKVDDGKVADVSYDGQGCSISQASASVLTDLVVGHTVEEAFATMDAFVELMQGKGKIEPDEDVLEDGVAFAGVAKYPARVKCALLGWMAFKDAVSSTTTGAEKA; this is encoded by the coding sequence ATGAATCTCGAGAGCATGTACCAGGAAATCATCCTGGACCACTACAAGAACCCGCACGGGCGCGGCCTGCGCGAGCCGTTCGACGCCGAGTCGTTCCAGGTCAACCCGACCTGCGGCGACGAGATCACCCTGCGCGTCAAGGTGGACGACGGCAAGGTCGCCGACGTGTCCTACGACGGACAGGGCTGCTCGATCAGCCAGGCGTCCGCGTCGGTGCTGACCGATCTGGTCGTCGGGCACACCGTCGAGGAAGCGTTCGCGACGATGGACGCGTTCGTGGAACTGATGCAGGGCAAGGGCAAGATCGAACCGGACGAGGACGTGCTGGAAGACGGCGTCGCGTTCGCCGGCGTCGCGAAGTACCCGGCGCGCGTGAAATGCGCCCTGCTCGGCTGGATGGCGTTCAAGGACGCGGTGTCCAGCACCACCACAGGAGCTGAGAAGGCATGA
- a CDS encoding metal-sulfur cluster assembly factor translates to MSEETATDPREGRTAADLPEQAAVPADVAKIEDIEEAMRDVVDPELGINVVDLGLVYDIRVESDNTATLDMTLTSAACPLTDVIEDQTSAALTSGGLVSDFRINWVWMPPWGPEKITDDGREQLRALGFTV, encoded by the coding sequence ATGAGCGAAGAGACGGCCACCGACCCGCGCGAGGGGCGCACCGCCGCGGACCTGCCCGAGCAGGCCGCCGTGCCCGCGGACGTCGCGAAGATCGAGGACATCGAAGAAGCGATGCGCGACGTCGTCGACCCGGAGCTGGGCATCAACGTCGTGGACCTCGGCCTGGTCTACGACATCCGGGTGGAGAGCGACAACACCGCGACGCTGGACATGACGCTCACGTCCGCGGCCTGCCCGCTCACCGACGTGATCGAGGACCAGACGTCGGCCGCGCTGACGTCCGGCGGCCTGGTCAGCGACTTCCGGATCAACTGGGTCTGGATGCCGCCGTGGGGCCCGGAGAAGATCACCGACGACGGCCGCGAGCAGCTGCGCGCGCTCGGGTTCACGGTCTGA
- a CDS encoding amino acid permease, whose protein sequence is MSSEVAAEPAAEGLAAGLRQRHLAMLAMGGVIGSGLFVSSSVGIRLAGPGIVLSFLLAGALAMLVMRMMAEMAAAIPSSGSFSVHAERAFGAWAGFAIGWLYWSALVVVLAVEATAAAIIVNSWLPGVRQWVLVLVFMAVLTAINFAAVSRFGEFEFWLALVKVVAIIGFLVLGVLAFFGLLPGTSFAGTANLLGNGGLLPHGWQGVGAGLLAVVFTFGGLEVLTIAAAESDDPARAVGKAVRAAVVRISVFYVGSMLVVVALLPWTSIQAGESPFAAVLAHIGIPATEQIMNVIVLFALLSTLNTNMYGAARMVFSLAQRGHAPGALTKLDRNGVPYLAVAASVLFGFVAVALNALWPDTVFLYLLNAVGSVLLIVWILVACTQLRVRRQLERTAPDSLTVRMWGFPYLTWATLAAMVAILVVMAAGSGTRIQLVSSGVLVLVLVAAGAWWQRARRREPSAEGRP, encoded by the coding sequence ATGAGTTCAGAAGTCGCCGCCGAGCCGGCTGCCGAGGGGCTGGCCGCCGGGTTGCGTCAGCGGCACCTCGCCATGCTCGCGATGGGCGGGGTGATCGGGTCGGGGCTGTTCGTCAGTTCCAGCGTCGGGATCAGGCTCGCCGGGCCTGGCATCGTGCTGTCGTTCCTGCTCGCGGGCGCCCTGGCGATGCTCGTGATGCGCATGATGGCGGAAATGGCCGCCGCCATTCCCTCCAGCGGTTCGTTTTCCGTGCACGCCGAGCGCGCATTCGGGGCGTGGGCCGGTTTCGCGATCGGCTGGCTGTATTGGTCCGCGCTCGTGGTGGTGCTCGCCGTCGAAGCCACCGCCGCCGCCATCATCGTCAACAGCTGGCTGCCCGGCGTGCGGCAGTGGGTGCTGGTTCTCGTCTTCATGGCCGTGCTGACCGCGATCAACTTCGCGGCGGTGTCCCGGTTCGGCGAGTTCGAGTTCTGGCTGGCTTTGGTCAAGGTCGTGGCCATCATCGGGTTCCTGGTTCTCGGCGTGCTCGCGTTCTTCGGCCTGTTGCCGGGGACTTCCTTTGCCGGCACGGCGAATCTCCTCGGCAACGGCGGCTTGCTGCCCCACGGCTGGCAAGGCGTGGGCGCCGGGCTGCTCGCCGTGGTGTTCACCTTCGGCGGCCTGGAAGTGCTGACCATCGCGGCCGCGGAATCCGACGACCCAGCGCGTGCCGTCGGCAAGGCAGTGCGCGCGGCGGTCGTGCGGATTTCGGTTTTCTACGTGGGTTCGATGCTCGTTGTCGTCGCGCTGCTGCCGTGGACGAGCATCCAGGCCGGGGAAAGCCCGTTCGCCGCGGTGCTGGCGCATATTGGGATCCCGGCGACCGAGCAGATCATGAACGTCATCGTGCTGTTCGCCTTGCTCTCCACGTTGAACACCAACATGTACGGCGCGGCGCGCATGGTCTTCTCGCTGGCGCAACGGGGCCACGCGCCGGGCGCGCTGACGAAGCTGGACCGCAATGGCGTGCCGTATCTAGCCGTCGCGGCGTCGGTGCTGTTCGGTTTCGTCGCGGTCGCGCTCAACGCGCTCTGGCCGGACACGGTTTTCCTGTACCTGCTCAACGCGGTCGGCTCGGTGCTGCTCATCGTGTGGATTCTGGTGGCGTGCACCCAGTTGCGCGTGCGGCGGCAGCTGGAGCGCACCGCGCCGGACAGCCTGACCGTGCGGATGTGGGGCTTCCCGTATCTGACCTGGGCGACGCTGGCGGCGATGGTGGCGATTCTGGTCGTGATGGCCGCTGGCTCCGGCACGCGGATTCAGCTGGTGAGTTCGGGCGTGTTGGTCCTGGTGCTGGTGGCAGCGGGGGCGTGGTGGCAGCGCGCTCGCCGTCGCGAGCCCAGCGCCGAGGGGCGACCGTAG
- a CDS encoding ABC1 kinase family protein, producing the protein MQTLVLGLVAYVVVLWPLVAAARKVLGVRVGIVRALGAALVGWVVAGTIIRAFPALVLARPGVAIGLLIPLAGSALAVTLLVLFVAELAVPSGGPGLFARLSALRSRIARGRRYSRIMRIAIRHGLGSFLTGRRTAGPDGSAKLARSLRLALEEAGVTFVKLGQLLSTRADLLPPVYLRELSKLHDQVPPAPEDQVRALLREEIDVDTAFAHIDGKPLAAASIAQVYGARLRSGEAVVVKVQRPGIREQVERDIDIVRRLASVLSARTGWARSLGVEELAEGFAESLHDELDFRTEAGNIAAIAARPLDGVTLPTVHKALSTERVLVMRRLDGKPLSAASAPAGAGEKLARTFLRGLLDQVLLAGVFHADPHPGNVLLLEDGTLGLLDFGSVGRLDSSLRAGLQALLPAVDRGDPAGVRDGLLEIVDRPDELDEQRLERALGILLARHFGPGRSPGLDVFTGLFRVVAEHRLSVPAPIAAVFRALATMEGTLATLAPDFDLVAESRAFATERVGLSPAALHHTVADELTALLPVLRRLPRRVDRIGAALEEGRLSVNLRLFSDERDRDLVTGLMHEVLLALVGIATGLMAVLLLASTSGPQLIPGLTLNQVFGYNLLMISALAGLRLLFVVFRRSGRPSRSARRTR; encoded by the coding sequence ATGCAAACGCTAGTGCTCGGCCTGGTGGCCTACGTCGTTGTGCTGTGGCCGCTGGTCGCCGCGGCCCGGAAGGTGCTCGGGGTGCGGGTGGGGATCGTCCGGGCGCTCGGTGCCGCGCTCGTCGGCTGGGTGGTCGCCGGGACGATCATCCGGGCGTTCCCGGCGCTCGTGCTCGCCCGGCCCGGGGTCGCGATCGGACTCCTGATCCCGCTGGCCGGTTCCGCGCTCGCGGTGACGCTGCTGGTCCTGTTCGTCGCGGAACTCGCCGTCCCGTCCGGTGGACCTGGCTTGTTCGCCCGGCTGAGCGCGCTGCGGTCCCGGATCGCGCGCGGCCGGCGGTACTCGCGGATCATGCGCATCGCGATCCGGCACGGGCTCGGGTCGTTCCTCACTGGACGGCGCACCGCCGGGCCGGACGGGTCGGCGAAGCTCGCGCGCTCGCTGCGGCTCGCGCTGGAAGAGGCCGGCGTGACGTTCGTGAAGCTCGGGCAGCTGCTTTCCACCCGCGCCGATCTCCTGCCGCCGGTCTACCTGCGCGAGCTCAGCAAGTTGCATGACCAGGTGCCGCCCGCGCCCGAGGACCAGGTGCGCGCACTGCTGCGCGAGGAGATCGACGTGGACACCGCTTTCGCGCACATCGACGGCAAACCCCTTGCCGCGGCGTCGATCGCACAGGTTTACGGCGCGCGGCTGCGGTCCGGCGAAGCGGTCGTGGTGAAGGTGCAGCGACCGGGCATCCGGGAGCAGGTCGAACGCGACATCGACATCGTCCGCCGGCTCGCCTCGGTGCTGTCGGCCCGGACCGGCTGGGCGCGGTCGCTCGGCGTCGAGGAACTCGCCGAGGGTTTCGCCGAGTCGCTGCACGACGAACTCGACTTCCGCACCGAGGCCGGGAACATCGCCGCCATCGCCGCGCGGCCGCTCGACGGCGTCACCCTGCCCACTGTCCACAAAGCACTGTCCACCGAGCGGGTCCTGGTGATGCGCCGGCTCGACGGCAAACCGCTTTCCGCCGCCAGTGCCCCGGCCGGCGCAGGAGAGAAGCTCGCCCGCACCTTCCTGCGCGGCCTGCTGGATCAGGTGCTGCTCGCCGGGGTCTTCCACGCCGACCCTCATCCGGGCAATGTGCTGCTGCTCGAAGACGGCACGCTCGGCCTGCTCGATTTCGGCTCCGTCGGACGGCTCGATTCCAGCCTGCGCGCCGGACTGCAAGCCTTGCTGCCCGCCGTCGACCGCGGCGATCCGGCCGGGGTGCGCGACGGACTGCTGGAGATCGTCGACCGGCCGGACGAACTCGACGAGCAACGCCTGGAACGCGCGCTCGGCATCCTGCTCGCCCGCCATTTCGGACCGGGCCGCTCCCCCGGGCTCGACGTGTTCACCGGCCTGTTCCGGGTCGTCGCCGAGCACCGGCTGAGCGTGCCGGCGCCGATCGCCGCGGTGTTCCGCGCGCTGGCCACCATGGAAGGCACCCTCGCGACGCTGGCGCCGGACTTCGACCTCGTCGCCGAATCGCGCGCGTTCGCCACCGAACGCGTCGGCCTCAGTCCGGCCGCCCTGCACCACACCGTCGCCGACGAGCTCACCGCGCTGCTGCCGGTCTTGCGCCGGCTGCCCCGCCGTGTCGACCGGATCGGCGCGGCACTGGAGGAAGGCCGGCTGTCGGTCAACCTGCGGCTGTTCTCCGACGAACGCGACCGCGACCTGGTGACCGGCCTTATGCACGAGGTATTGCTCGCGCTGGTCGGCATCGCGACCGGGCTGATGGCCGTGCTGCTGCTCGCCAGCACCAGCGGGCCGCAGCTGATTCCTGGGCTGACGCTGAACCAAGTGTTCGGCTACAACCTGCTGATGATCAGTGCGCTGGCGGGACTGCGACTGCTTTTCGTCGTCTTCCGGCGCTCCGGACGACCGTCGCGATCAGCCCGGCGAACCCGATGA